Genomic window (Canis lupus dingo isolate Sandy chromosome 6, ASM325472v2, whole genome shotgun sequence):
GTCAGTGTGTCATGGGGATGGAACGTTCTGGAGCTGGATGGGGAGACGGCGGTGCAGCAGCAGGAATGCCCTCGGTGCCCCTCAACTAGACACTGAGAAATGGTTAAAGTGGTaggttttgcatttcttttaccaaattattaaaaattatctaattaaaattattgaaagagaaagaaagaaagaaagaaagaaagaaagaaagaaagaagaaagaaagaaagaaagaaagaaagaaagaaagaaagaaagaaagaaagaaagaaagaaagaaagaaagaaaaaaaatatgtggccTGTGAGCCCAGAAAGTCAGGTCAGAAAGCATGCAGGCAGCGGGAGGCATGAGTCCCTGGGGCTTCTCCTCAGGGGAAGGAAGGCACCGGAGTGGCCATGGGGAGGGGACCTCCTGGGCTGATGCTGAGAGCAGGGCTCCGGAGAGGCAGGGCTGGCAGTGACAAGGGTGCACGGAGCAGGGAACTTCTGGGGGAATGAGTCCGACCCCTACAGCACTGGGTCCTCTGAGCCAGCACCCACACACCTGCGTACCTGGTCCTGCTCCCTGTTCTCTGTGGCCACCAGGAAGGTCAAAGCCAAACCCAAGGCCCAGGAATACCAAGGATGGGGGACGCAGAGGCCAGTGCACACCCACTTTGTGTTTTCATCACGGCCTTGACCGTCTAGTGCAGCTCACAAGTCCTACTCCTAACTTCGAGTACCCACACTTTGGGCTGCCGTACATCCCTACCTCTGCATGTGCCTGCCAGCCCCCCAAAAAGACTTGCACAGGGCCTGCACCTTCTCACTCCCCTTACTGCATGGTGGCACAGGGGCCTGGCCCTCAGGATGGGCTGGCTCAGCAGATTCCCGAGACATGACACCTTCAAGATCTTTGTGGTTAGGTGACTGTACCTTGGGGGTATGAGGGAGAGACCCCAGATAAGgcagagatggagatggagagagaaagcaaagccGGAGCTTGAGATcagaacagacacagagagacagacagtaaGAGAGGGAATGGGCTCTTGGGCTCCCGGGAGGAGGCAGGCTCCAGGGTCAGGAGGGTAGGAAGCGCCTAAGGGAAGCAGGGGCCCCTTTTCCCCATGGGGAATGTGGGGAGTGAGGACCGCTGGACACCTGGACACCTGGTCCCTCCATCCACAGGGCGCTGCAGGCTAGAGCATTCTATGGCCTCTGCTGCCCCCCAGAGGTGTTTGCTGGTAACACAGGCTCTCCCTGCCCAGCTCTCCTGCCACCCGGTTCCCTGCCAAGACCCCAGCCTTCATTCACCCGGGGGGCTGTGGCTGCGTCCTCAAAGTGCAAAGCCCCCCATCCACAATGGCCATAGGTGTGCTGCCTTCCCTGTGTTCTTCCCTggttataagaataaaatacactGGCTGTAAAAATACAATGCAGACCTGTGTGAGCACAGAAACCAGAAGTGCCACTGGAGCTGCACCTGCTGCCACCCCAACTAACATCCGTGGCACAGTGCCGCAGACTCTGTGCACCCCCCGAATCCCCCCACCACGTCCTCCCTCACGGCTGCATTCCTAGAGAGTCTTCCTCCTCCTCGGGGACCGTGGGGACATTCCCAGGCTGACCTCACTGTGCCTGGACCCATGGCCACCGGTTCATCCTGTCTTATCTCTGTATCTGAGAGCCCTCGCACCAGCTCCCTGGGTGACCAAAAGACCTTTCTCTCctggaaggatggatggacagatggacagatggacaggtgACTGCAGCACCTCTCAGCTCTGAGCAGGGCCGGCTGCGGGTGGAAGCGGGGTGCACGAGGCCTCCAAGTTCTCCAGATGGAATCCGCTCTGGGTCAGAGGTGGGGTTTCCCATCAGTTCTGTCAGTGGCACTGTCTGTTTACTCCAATTCTGCGTTCACTCTTCTTTTTATGTGCAGGCCCTCAAGTCCACTCACTAGGTACGTGTCATGAGTGCAGACACGTGCACACAGTCACGTCAGgaccaccacaatcaagacacAGAAGGTCCAAGGGTGCCTGGGGGACTCcattggtgaagcatctgccttcagctcaggtcatgatctcagggccccgggatcgagtcctgcatggggctccctgcttagcgaggagtctgcttctccctctgcttctgcccctgctcatgctctctatcaaatggataataaaatcttaaaaaaaaaaaaaaacaagatacagaAGGTCCATCCTCCCAGAAATGTCTCATGCCACCCATCTACCATCAAAGCCTGACCCCACTCTGCACCACTGATCTGCGGCCTGTCCCTATAAGCTGCCTTTCCCGGTGCTCCAGAGGCATGGAGTCAAGCATCACGAACACTTTGCACTTGGCCTCTTTCACTCAGCGCACTGTGTCCGGGGTCCCCCCATGCTGTTGCATGAACGAGTACGTACTTTACCCCCCTTAAAGTACAGAGCAGCACCCCATCCCATGGACGTAGCACTCAGCAGTTGCGATCATTTGGGGTCTATCCAGTGGGGGCTGCTCTGTAGGAAGCCACTATCAATGTCCATGGGCAGATTCTGTGTGAACCCGAATCCTCCCCCCGCCAGCTGAAAATTCTCCCCTCCGCCAGCTGAACACCCAGTGACATCCTGCTGCGGCAGGTGGCAGGGGGTGCTCACCTTCGTAAGGAACCGCTCACCAGCCTCCCGAGTGCCTGTGCCGCTCTGCGCTCCCAGCTGCGCCGCGTCCTCGCCAGCACTGAGTGTGGCCGGTTCTTGCTCCGTTGTGTTCCGTGTCTTGTTTTGTCTTGAACCGTGTGGCAGGACGTAATATCTCACTACATTATCAGTTCTGCCCAGACGCACAGAACCATAGGCATTTGGATTCAAATATCCTCCAAAACTCTCTGAGTCCAGCCCCCAAGCACAGATATCCCCCCACACAAGTCCCTACCCCAGATGACCACCCGTTCTGCACTCCCCCAAAGGGAGCGTACGCACCACCTCCCCTGCGAGGCCCTGGTGTTACTGGTCAGAAAGTCCTCGAGCCATGACCCGTCTGCCCTCTGACAGCTTCCACTTGGTACGGTCCAGAACAGACACAGAATAGGCCTCGGAACAGTGAGGCCACCTCCTGCCTTCCCAGCCGTCTCCACCCCGCCCTGCGGGAACAGCATCAACTCCTCATCCATCCCACCAGCCACTTGTCTGGGCTGCCTCTTCCTctggggctgcccccctccccacacccctcccccggGCTGCACCTGGAAGGCCACCTGGCcaatgtgcccattttacagatggaggtTTGCAGAACGAGgcccagggaggagaaggagttGTCCAAGTTCACAAGTGAGCCTGCCCAGGGAGTGTCGGGTTCCCTCAGCCCCATCCTCCCCGCTCCACGGCCACCCCAGCCCCTTGACCTACCACTTTGTAAGCCAACTAGAATTCGGTCCAGTTCAACCAGCACATTTTGAGTCACTGGCTTTCCCCTCCTCGAGAGAAACAAAGCAGGAGCAGGGACGAGCCTCCATGCAGACTGGCAGCGTTGCCACGGGTTCGGCCCTCGCAGCGGGACCACTTCCTCACCGGGGGAAATCACttcttaaaatattgaaagaaaggcTTCCAGAAATTGTACAGGGATTAGGTTCCATTTATTAAGGAACTAAACAAATATGTGGGTGCAAGGCAGCTGTCCGTAATTCTAACGAGCACAGAAATCCTCACTCTGGGAAGGAGACGTTATAACCTCCGAGCCTGACCGAGTCCGGCAGAAATCAAAGCGGCGTATTAGACTCCTGGTTCTGTGCGGGGGAGGAACTGAATCCAAAGTCAAGGGCTATTCTTTGTGTTTACTGTGTGGCGTTAAGTGAAAACACTCCCACTGACCTAAAACTCCGAAGCTCGGGACCCAGTTAAGCCGTGCAGCCCTGGCCCGCCTCAGCTGAGCTGAGGCTACACCCAATGGGGAATACCACCAGCCTCTGTGGGAAAGTGATGAATTTACTTCTCACCCTGTGCTGCAGGCCTTCCAGAAACGATCTTTAAATGTTCCCCAGGAAGAGGATTTATTCCCTTTCCAGATGAACTACTCCCTGGATCCTTATAAACTGGACTCAGTTTTAATGGTATTCATTAATTTCCCTTGggaaaaatttgaatttcacatagacctggggttttgtttttgtaataaaatatatgcGATTTTCAATTGGTtgcctttaatctttttttctccaaaaacctCAGCGGCTTATGTGTCTTACATCCTGCCCCCCTTCTCCCTCCGCTTGGATAATCCTGGTTTGGAAAAAATTAattgttcattgtttttctagATAACCGGGTGCTGCGAAAGGTAATTTCTGTCTTATGGAGAACCCTAATTAGAATCACTTCTAATTTCATGCTGCTATTTGTTCAAGGGTGTCTGTGACCATCGTGCGTGGGTAGCACAGGTAGCAGTACCAGCATGCCATCAGGCCACCAGACTGAGTTCCTCCCAACGTCAACTGGGGCACAAAAGGGCAAGGAAGGCCCCCGGGGCAGAGCATCCCCAGCTTCAGCTGCAGGGCTGCCGCACAGAGAAAGATCTGCAGACGGCTGCAAAAATGGCCCTGCCTGTTGTGCCTGGCCTCACTGCCCCTGACGCTTCTGCTTCTCGTGCCTACAAATGTCATTACGGGGCACCGGCAGCTTCCATACCACCATAGCCTTTCTCCAGGGACAGGATTGTGGAATTATGACCTCAAGGCCTTGGCATCATTGAGGCCTGCTTGGATACCTCCAGACCCGTCTcaggaggggatgggggatgggggatgggggtgggaatgATGACATTAGGGGCCAGGTAGATGGGTTAACATTGCTACCCCTCGACATCAGCTCCCCCACACACCAGCAGTGCAGAGAGCTTGGAGTCACTGATCACACGAGGTCCCTTCTGTGTGGTACCGTCAGGGGATCCCAGTGACCTGTGACGGGAAGGCAGCCTTGTCGTACACCTACCTGTATGTGGCAGGCCCTGAACCAGGCCCTTTGGCAgtgtgacctcatttaatcttcccagtTACTGAGTAATCAAGAACTTGTCTGTTggtggaacgcctgggtggctcagtggttaaatgtctgtctttggctcagggcatgatcctggagacccgggatcgagtcctgcatcgggcttcctgcatggagcctgcttctccctctgcctgtgtctctgcccttctgtgtgtgtctctcatgaatttaaaaaaaaaaaaaaaacaactggtcCGTCGGGAAGGAATAAAGCCCCAGTGTTTGTGCATGAATCTCGTCAAAACGATGTGGAGCAGAAGGAGCCAGTCATGGAAGGCCACGTGGTGTAGGAGTCCCTGTTGCTGGCAATGTCCAAATGGGCAAATCTGTGGAAAGGCAGGCGGGACATGCTGGGTATTTCCTCATTTCCATTATGATTTCGTCTTTGACACATGTATATCACTAACCAGTGCTTGCTAACTTGCAAGTGCAGGGGCAGCTGCCTTTACATGAACTAGTTTTCAAGTAGTGATTGGTTTGAGGACAGGCAGGCGACCAGGCTGGTCTAGGGAGATCATCCTGGACTTTCCCCAGGGGATCCTGGGAAGCAAAGTGATGGACCCAGCAGCTGGTGATTTTACGGGAAGGCAGGACAGCGATCTCAGAGGCGAGAGATGGAGAAGACTCACCAGAGTGTTCAGGACTTCTCAGCTGTCCAGTGAGCCCATCTCTTCTCCTTCGAGGCAAAGGACGGTTTCACACGGTGTGTGTCACCAATGCCTAGAAGAACCCTAAGGAGGCGGACACACCTCCTGTCATCCAGTCCTAAGTATCTCACTGTCTAAATAGGACAAAATTGCTTATCTGATGCCGTGTCTCAGGCCCTCATCACAAATGCGATCTCCAGCTCTCTGCGTACCTAGGTCCTCTTAGGAGACTGGCCGGGACATGTGAGAGGGACAAGTGTTTCTACAAATAACACAGCTCCACCTATTACAACATCTCACCGAAACCTGGAGGGAATGCTGTGTCTCTGAGATCCTCACCCAGGCAGACCCTAGGGCAGCAGCTCGAAGAGCCTCCCGAGCGGCCTGGAGCTTGCAGGCTGGCCATGGAGGTCAGGGGCCTCTGAGTCCCCAAGATGGACTGGTGTTCAGGCCGTTCCTCATCTGGCATAGGACAGCAGGATTTTACTCACCTGAGGATGGTGGTTAATGATAAAGGTAATCAATAATATGTAAATGTAGGAGTAAGTTATGGAAATACATAAAGTCATATAGCTAACTTCATAAAACTCCGGGGAGTCGGGGTGCATGGACCCCTGCTCACTCCTGGGAGGCCGGCACAAGCGTACTCTATTTTTAAGAGAAGCTGAGGCCAACAGGGAAAGCTTCCCAACAGCACAATTAGTAAGGGCCATGGAGGTAGATTCTGGAGCCTGACGTCCTACTGCTTCCACTTCTAGGTCCCTAGCGCTGACGTTTCCGGTACCTGGGTGCTGGCAGCATGAGCTTGCAGAGGGCAGTAGAGTCATCTGGACACCAAAGGTTTCCCTAAGGCATCAACCGTTTAGGAAATCGGGCTCCCCTTAAatgcccctccttctcccccactctctctcacacacacgcaGGACCGTGGAAGTCCTGGCCCCGTGCCATGAGGCTGTGGGTGTACGGCGCAAATCAATCGCAAAGTGAGTTGTAAATCTCATGAAAGGTGCAAGATTTCGGAAAGCCTGTGAAGGTTGTTAATTCTGGGGGGTGTTCTGGTGGCCGAAGCTGTCGGCAAGCTTGGGGAGGGCCCGGCGGTGCCAGACACGCAGGCAACAGGCAGTCTGGTGAGAGGATGACGAGGACAGACGTGCCTATCAAAGGATCACCATCAATTCGGGAAAATTGATGGTGCCCTTGCATGGAGTGGCAAACCCGTCCTCCTGGTTACCGAGCTGGGAAAACCACAGTGGTGCGATTCGTTGAAAAAATTATGGCCCTGCCAAATCAACGTTGGATTCTTTGTTGGTTCTCCAAATTAACGTACAAGGGTATTCGCAACCCCCAATTCCCTGAATGTAGGGCAAATTCAAGAGATTTATGATCACCTTGCGCTGGAGAACAGTCAACAGTAGGCAATGAGCATGGCACTCTCCCCATACGACCACTTGGGTGGCAGGAAGCTCCTCCCTGGACTTCCCACCTCCCTTCATACGCAGTCTCTGCCCAAGATCTAGACCAAAGACAGCCAACGGACAAGCACTTAGAGATTTGCTTAACAGTGTCACCTACATGTCAGCCGCGTCACTTCCACATCCTTTGCAAAAATGAGAACTTTATTTCAGAGTCGAGGTAtttttaggggtgtgtgtgtccaATTTGTATCTATTTGTCTAGGTGGAGAGAATGCATGGGTAGGTGAATCGCAGTGAATGAACCTTTGGAAGGTTTCCCATCTCAAAGCAAGGCACTGGCAATTCGCTTTTGGGTGGATGTGGGTGGAGGTGGGTTTAAATTTAGACCCAACAAATACACTCTCCTCAGAAAGTGAAACCCTTCTTTCTTCTGGAGTATCAAAACCGTGAAAGTCATAATCTTTCTCTCTGTGAAGTCCACTGCAAGAAAGCTCAAAAACAGgtctccttttgatttttatttctattttgatgtTCTGTGTACATGCCTTCTATTTTAGGCCACCAGAAATCATTTTGGAGGGTGCATGCTTCATGAGACTTGGCGCGGACTAAGGAATCATTAAATCAGGAGAAAATGGAGCAAAGATTGGCGAGGCCAAGGCTTCCTAAGGGGCTCGGTGGGGCGGGCAGAGCAGGCAAGGGGCAGGGTCTCCAGTACGGGGTTCTCAAGGCTGTGACTCCCCTAAGGGGGCATCTGCAGGCTCAGCGCAGACTCCCCACCTCGCCAGCAACACTTCCAGCTTGGAGAGAGGATGAGCCGGTGGAGGGGCTCTCAGGGCCCAGGAGGGAGCAGAAGTCATCCTGCTGCAGGGGCCATGCTGGTCACCACCCCCACCGCACCCCCGCCTGTCCCCGGGGACCTGGGTGCCAGAGCCCGGAGCCCAGTAATCAAGGGCGAGCATCTGCAGCCCACATCCAGCCCTCACCCGCCTGCCGACCTCGGGCAAGCTCTCAAGAGCCCGAGCAGccagcatggggtgggggtgggggcgggcaaGGATGCTGCTACCCACGGGGCTAAGACTGCAGGAGCCACTGCCAACAGCACTTCgcacaatgcctggcacccaCCACGGGCCTGACAGTCTGATGGATGTGGCCCAGATGGATTCCTGGAGAGCTGGGGACCCGGGCAGGGGGCCGAGGGctcgccccgcgcccgccgcagCCCCGACCTCCCAGtggcctcggccccgccccccccgccccggcgggTCAGCAGGacgccccgcggccccgctccGGGGTCCTCCCTCCGGCCGCACCCGGCCCCGTGGCCCGCTGTCCGGCGGCGACGGCGGCACGGCGGGGAGGGAACCCACAGGCAGGGAAGCAGGGCTCCCGCCAGGACCGCCGAGGACGCCCCGGGGAGCAGCCGGAGACCGAGGCCGCGGCCCGAACGCCCGACCCTCCCGCGAGCGCGGAACCCCGCCGCTGAGGGCCCAGGAGGCCCTGCCGGGACCGGAAGCCCACAGCCGCACTTCCggcgggggaggggtgcagggcgGAGGCGGGCCCGCGTCGCCCAAAGGCGTCACTTCCGGGCGCGGCGCGGTGAGCGCGGGCGGCATGGCGGGTGGGAGCGGGACCCGGAGCGGCCGCGGGAgcgggggcaggagggcgggAGCGCGGGGACCGGGACCCCGCCGCCGACCCCTGCCGCCGGGAGCGGCTCCCGAGGTGCCCGCCGGAGCCTGGGCGTGCGGACGCTTCCGTTCAGTGCCGGCGGGGCAGACCCGGGGCGCGTCCGACGCGGCCTGATCgactccttttctcttcttagCCGTAACAGTGCGGTTGAAGAGACCCGGCCATGGACGGCAGGCCCCTGCTGACATCCAAGCAGAGGACGGAGGTGGTGTGCGGCGTCCCCACGCAGGTGGTGTGCACCGCCTTCAGCAGCCACATCCTGGTGGTGGTGACCCAGTTCGGGAAGATGGGCACCCTGGTCTCCCTGGAACCCAGCGCCGTTGCCAGTGACGTCGGGAAGCCCGTGCTCACCACCAGAGTGCTTCTGGGGCAGGATGAGGTAGAGTGGgtggacgcccccccccccccccaggcagcCACCTCAGCAGCAGTGGGGGCACCTGCCTGCCCTCCGCCCCGTTTCCCAGCCCAGCAGGTTTTGTCCAGCAGGCAGGTGGGCGGATGGATTTCGTAGGGTTTGACCCTCGTGGGGTAGCTTGGAGCCCGAGCTCTGAATAGATGCCCTTGGGACGTGATGGACCCCCCGCCCAGCCTCCGCAGATCCTTCTGGGTCGCAGACAGCCAGGAGACACCCAGGATCAGGACGCAGCAGGAAGGCTAGTGTAACAGCGCCTCTTCAGCGTGGTGTTCAGGATCCGAGCTCTGGAGTCCGGTTGAACTCTGAACCGCTGTTGCCTTGAACTTACAGGGAGGGGTAGGTGGTTATTGGGGTGCAGGAAGGCAGTCGGGGAATCCTCCACGAAGGCGCTAAGGAAAACCGGATTTGTCTCCATTAAAGtggtttctctccttcccttctccagcCTCTCACGCACGTCTTTGCGAAAAACCTGGTGACCTTCGTGTCTCAGGAAGCTGGAAACAGAGCGGTCCTGCTGGCCCTGGCCATGAAGGACAGGAACGCAGAGGGGCTGAAGGCTGTGAAGGAGGTGATCCAGGCGTGCCAGGTCTGGTGACCCCAGAGCCAGCAGCCGCAGAGACTGGACGCCCTGTCCTCTTGGAGACCGTCTGCGGctcaggcaggaggaggagctgtCTGGCTCTAGCCCTAGAAGCCAGCGGAGATACACACATCTCAGGGGCGCTGACGTATCCACGGATGGAGGAGAGCTGCGGAGAGTGTCTGCCGGGGTTGTGGTGGTTCTTACCAGGGTCCAGATACTTGCATGTATTTGAGAATTGGAAGATGAGTCCTCAGGTGTGAATCCCGGCACTCCATGAGCAGTATCCGTCGTTGGAGGAAATGTTTGATGTTAAGAATAAACACCTGTCCCCAAATACTTCACCATCCCTCCTAACAGTGCTGAGAAGCTTCTGTCCCACAGCGTGGGTTCCGTTGGGTGCACCGTAGGTGGGAGAAAGCCTTACATGGTTCACACACTCTGTACACATCTCTCGCTCCTCCTCTGACATCCCTGAGCGTGTTTGGGTTGCCAGACAGCCGTTAACTTCCACTCCGAACACATTTCTTACCGTCTTGCTGCTTGACAGTTCCTGTGAGGCATGTCTACCCCAAGGCAGCCTGTGCCTGCTCAGGCCTCTGGCAGACAACCGTTGGgaacctccccccccccgccccccgggcacATCTTCATCTCCGTGTAGCCACAGTGGAGCATCACCAGCCACACCAGAAACTGGGAGGTTAAGTGTGCTATCGAGTCCACCCCACAGAAGATCAGAGACAATGTGGGCATGGGGTCTGGGAAGCAGGGACCAGCTGGGGTCCCTGTGCTCTGAGAGTAGCCTTCCCTGGgaatggggaattttttttttttttttttttttgagatttgtataaaggggtgcctggccggctcagtggAGCATGCGATTCTTGATTTGAGacttgtgagttcaggccccacagtGGGCACAGAgaggacttaaaaaataaaatcttagaaaaaaaaaccatctgTGTGAAGAAATACCTTGGGTGGCGTCCATGTCCTCATGAGATCAGGAGGAGTTTTTATTCAGTTTCCCTTGGAACCGACAGCTCCTGAGACAGGTTCTTGACTAGAAACTGCTCTCCAGCTggcaacaaaaataattcaagcCTCTGGTCCAGTTTGGAGGTGGGTGTGAGCTTGCTGAAGGTAGGACAGAGGGGAACTCTTCAAGGGCTCATTCCTTCAGACACTGCCTGTGCAGGGTCACTGTCAGCCCTGTCCCACCCAAGCCACAGACTGGCTGATGGTGACCAGGTAGTTGTGCTTGGGAATCCTGACAGACTTCCTGAAGGATGTGCCAACACAGGAGAGAAGAATGTACCTTGTGCTGCCACCACTGCTGCTGCAGGGAGCTTGAGTGACCAGGCTGCTCCTGCTGGGCCTGCATGCTTTGGAGATGccaagggaaactgaggcccatccCCCAGAGGCACAGGACTCCTTTGTGGCCAGCTTTGCCACACCATCCCAGCCAGTGGTTCCCATCCACCGCCTGACCCCTCAGGCAGACACATTCTCAGCCTGGCTGGTCCCACCCCACCTGCATTCACCCTGGCGTTCCTTCAGTAAAGTCCTGCACCCTGAGCCCCACTTGGTGGACCTCTCAGGGGACCAGGACCAGCACAAGTTCCAAGGACACCAGAGCCGACCAAGGAAGTGAAGGGAGAACCGCACCCACGAGGACCCCCAGGGATTGGGCTGTCAGGACGGGTGGGGAGTAAGGTCAGGGCTGGAATGGAGAGACCGCTGGGAGGCAGGCCAGCAAGACCTCGGCGGGAGGGGAGGAGCCGCCTGCTGGAGAAGCAGCGCCCCCACACCAGAGGCAGAGGCGCCGTATCCTCAGATTAATACTTGAGAGAGTACTTACTCAACGCTTGTCATCTAAAGATTAGATGTTTGTGCCGTGGGATTACCACTTCTCCCATTTAACAAGCAGGGGGCCTGAGGCACGGGCAGGGTCCCCGTCTGAGTCCGGGTTCAGATTTGCAGACTTTGCTGTTGTGGGACGAGCACAGCTGCCTATCACGGTGACCAGGCTCTGCGGACAGCCCGGGTCATACACATGCTAGCAGTCCTCACTCAGGCGGGGGAGATCGCTCCGCTGGTCATCCATGTGTGCCAGAGGGGGATACCGAGGCAGTGTCACGGGGCGGGGGCGCTGGGACCTGAGCTGGCCACAGGGCCCCTCACTGCCGCCCACTCATGGCCTGACTGCACGAAGGTGCAACACTCCCACCCCTTGCGGCCGCCTTGCAGAAGAGGCAGGTGGGCCGTGAAAGACCCCGGCTCCATGGGGCTCGGAGAACCGGGGCGGCGGCTGCCCGACCCACAGCGGCCTGCCGGGCGGGGGGCTGCAGAAGTGGCATGGACGGGGAACAGGGTCCCCGGCGCCTTCTCCGCAGCTGCCAGGAGCCGTCTGCTGGCTGGTAGGAATCACGGCCCGACGTCCATGCTCCTGTCACCTATGCCAGGGCCTGGTACTGTCCTGCCTTACACACCCAGGCGGGGGTGGGCGGAGAGGCGCTCCGCGCCCCAGCGGGGATTCAGGAAGAGCCGTTGTGAGGCCGCAGGCCCCACAGGCGGGTGGGCCCCTCAAGAGGCGGCTACCCCTTTACACGGACCGGCGCTTACCCAACGACCAAACTGTGATCACGCCTTCCAGCGATTCGCAGCCGGTGAAAGCAGGGGACGGGGGCTATCAGCCCGCAGCCTGGACTGCTGGAGGGGCTGCTCCGTCAAGGCCACACCGTCTGACCACGGTGCCACCTGCCCTGCACGGTTCTCCACCCAGCTGCAAGCCGAGGGCCCCCTCCCTCGCACGCCCTCCCTTTCCCTCAGTGGCCGTGGGGACAGGGCTCAGAGCCGAGGGCGAGCCCGAGAAGCCAGGGAGGGCGGCCGCTTGGGCAATCCCCGAGGAGCTCAGTGGGGCTTTGACAGAGCCCCCAGTCCTCCCAAACCGGGTACAATGAACTGGACTAAGCTGCACACAGGACCAGCGGAGCGCAGGCGCCTTAGCACCTTGGAGTGAAACTCAATCAGGACTCGGGACGTGGACGAGGGACTAGGATGCCCAATGGAAGAGCGATGGCGGGAGCCGCTGGCGACTGACCGTCTTCTCAGAGGCTGTGCGTCTCTGGAGGAGGCTGCTCAGGGCCAGGACCCCATCtctggggaaggcaggcaggcctggAGGGGGAGGACCCTGCAGCCCACCCC
Coding sequences:
- the PSMG3 gene encoding proteasome assembly chaperone 3, giving the protein MDGRPLLTSKQRTEVVCGVPTQVVCTAFSSHILVVVTQFGKMGTLVSLEPSAVASDVGKPVLTTRVLLGQDEPLTHVFAKNLVTFVSQEAGNRAVLLALAMKDRNAEGLKAVKEVIQACQVW